The stretch of DNA GGTCGATTGCGTCCGGCCACTCGCCCATCAGGCCCATGATCACCGCGTTGTCGCTGCCGTGACCGATGCCGGTGGCCGACAGCGATCCGAACAATTGCACTTCTATACGACGCACCTGTTCGAGCAGGTGCCTGTCGCGCAGCGATTCGACAAACAGGGCGGCGGCGCGCATCGGGCCGACGGTGTGGGAACTGGACGGGCCAATGCCGATTTTGAACAGGTCGAAAACGCTGATAGCCATTGCTGCAGAGCTCCTGAGGATGCCGTTCCCGGGCTTTAAGCGCCCGCTGGCGGAGCTGCTACGCTCAAGCTGCGATCCGCCGGAATGCCCGCATCATCAGGCTTTTGTCAGGTCGCCCGGCGTCTGACACCGACGCACTCATGCCCACCAGCGCCGCGCCGTTTTCACCCCGGTTTTTCGCCGTTTTTATGCAGCTCAGAGGGCCGACCGGGGCAGAAAAAAGCTGTAAACGACGTCACTGACACTAGATACGACCATCCCTGTACTGGATACGACGCACCCTGTAGGCGTCAGATTTTCACTGGTACATGATCGTTATGACTCGATTGCAAGGCGCCGTGGTAGAGCTGTCTCCAGAACGCCATCCAACCGCAACCTATAAGTGCGGTGGTCCAGTCGGAACACTGCCAAAAAAAACATCCAGGAGTCCATCCATGAAAGGTTCCCCGTCGTTGTTGTTGGCCGCCATGCTGAGTCTGCCGTTACTGGCTCAAGCTGCAGAACCCGCTCAGTGCAGTACCGTGAACTTCTCCGATGTCGGCTGGACCGACATCACCGCGACCACCGCCACCACTTCCGTGGTGCTCGACGCCCTCGGCTACAAGACCAAGACCACCATGATTTCCGTGCCCGTGACCTACAAGTCGCTGGCCGACGGCAAGAACATGGACGTGTTCCTCGGTAACTGGATGCCGACCATGGAAAACGACATCAAGGCTTACCGCGATGCCGGCACCGTCGAAGTGGTGCGCACCAACCTCAAGGGTGCCAAGTACACCCTCGCCGTACCACAAGCCCTGTACGACAAGGGTCTGCATGACTTCGCCGACATCGCCAAATTCAAGAAAGAACTCGACGGCAAGATTTACGGCATCGAGCCTGGCAACGACGGCAACCGCCTGATCCAGAGCATGATCGACAAGGATGCCTTCGGTTTGAAAGCCGCCGGCTTCAAAGTCGTCGAATCGTCCGAGGCCGGCATGCTCTCGCAGGTCGACCGCGCGCAGAAACGCGACACCGCCGTGGTCTTCCTCGGCTGGGCGCCGCACCCGATGAACAAGCGCTTCAAGATTCAATACCTGACCGGCGGCGATGACTTCTTCGGCCCCGATTTCGGTGCTGCGACCGTGGCGACCAACACCCGCAAGGGCTACGTCACCGAATGCAGCAACGTCGGTCAGTTGCTGAAGAACCTGGAGTTCACCGTCGACATGGAAAGCACCCTGATGGGCAACATCCTGGACGACAAGATGAAGCCTGAAGCGGCTGCCAAGGCCTGGCTGAAAAAGAATCCACAGGTGCTTGATACCTGGCTCGCTGGCGTGACCACCATTGACGGTAAACCAGGCCTGGAGGCCGTGAAAGCCAAGCTCGCACAGTAATTGCCTTACGCCGGGCGAGTTCGCTCGCCCGGGCTGTTTATTCCTTGCATGCGGACGTTCACTACCATGCTGATTGATCAGAAAATCCCTTTAGGCCAGTACATCGCGGGCTTCGTTGAATGGTTGACGCAACACGGCGCCAGCACCTTCGACGCGATCGCCGTGACACTGGAAACGATGATCCACGGCGTGACGTTTGCGCTAACCTGGTTCAACCCGCTGGTGCTGATCGGCCTCATCGCCCTGCTGGCCCACTTCATTCAACGCAAATGGGGGCTGACGGTGTTCGTCATCGCCTCGTTCCTGCTGATCCTCAACCTGGGGTACTGGCAGGAGACCATGGAAACCCTCGCCCAGGTCATGTTCGCGACCCTGGTCTGCGTGGTCATCGGCGTGCCGTTGGGCATCGTCGCCGCGCACAAGCCGATGTTCTACACTGTAATGCGTCCGGTACTCGATCTGATGCAGACCGTACCGACCTTCGTTTACCTCATTCCTACCCTGACCCTCTTCGGGCTGGGTGTGGTGCCAGGCCTGATCTCCACGGTGGTGTTCGCCATCGCTGCGCCGATCCGCCTGACCTACCTGGGCATCCGCGATGTCCCGCAAGAACTGATGGACGCCGGCAAGGCCTTCGGCTGCTCGCGTCGCCAATTGCTCTCACGGATCGAACTGCCTCACGCCATGCCGAGCATCGCTGCCGGCATCACCCAGTGCATCATGCTGTCGCTGTCGATGGTGGTGATCGCGGCACTGGTGGGCGCCGACGGACTCGGCAAACCGGTGGTCAACGCACTGAACACTGCTGATATCGCCCTTGGCTTCGAAGCGGGCCTGGCGATCGTACTGCTGGCGATCATGCTCGACCGTATCTGCAAACAACCCGACGCCAAAGCAGGGGGTGACGCATGAGCATAATTCGCTTCGAAGACGTTGACGTAATCTTCTCCAAGGATCCACGCGAGGCGCTAAAGCTGCTGGATCAGGGCATGACCCGTAACGAGATCCTGAAAAAGACCGGGCAGATCGTCGGCGTGGAAAAAGCCACCCTGGACATCAACAAGGGCGAGATCTGCGTGCTGATGGGCCTCTCCGGTTCCGGCAAATCGAGCCTGCTGCGCTGCATCAACGGCCTCAACACCGTGAGTCGCGGCAAGCTGTTCGTCGAGCATGAAGGCAAGCAGATCGACATCGCCTCTTGCACCCCGGCCGAACTGAAGATGATGCGCACCAAACGCATCGCCATGGTGTTCCAGAAATTCGCCCTGATGCCGTGGCTGACAGTGCGCGAGAACATCAGTTTCGGTCTGGAAATGCAGGGCCGACCGGAAAAGGAACGCCGCAAGCTGGTCGACGACAAGCTCGAACTGGTAGGCCTGACCCAATGGCGCAACAAGAAGCCCGATGAACTCTCCGGCGGTATGCAACAGCGTGTGGGCCTGGCCCGGGCGCTGGCCATGGACGCCGACATTCTGCTGATGGACGAACCGTTCTCGGCACTCGACCCGCTGATCCGTCAGGGCCTGCAGGATGAACTGCTGGAGCTGCAACGCAAGCTGAGCAAGACCATCGTGTTTGTGAGTCACGACCTCGACGAGGCGCTCAAATTGGGTAGCCGCATCGCGATCATGAAGGACGGCCGGATCATCCAGTACAGCGTGCCGGAAGAGATCGTGCTGAACCCGGCGGACGACTATGTGCGCACCTTCGTCGCCCACACCAACCCGCTCAACGTGCTCTGCGGCCGCAGCCTGATGCGCACGCTGGACAACTGCAAACGCATCAACGGCTCGGTGTGTCTGGATCCGGGTGGTGACTCGTGGCTGGACCTGGCCGAAGGCAACACCATCAAGGGTGCACGGCAGAACGGTTCGGTGCTGAACCTGCAGAACTGGGCACCGGGACAAGCGGTGGAAGGACTGGAGCGCAAGCCAACACTGGTGGACTCGAACATCGGCATGCGTGACGCACTGCAGATTCGCTACCAGACCGGCAACAAACTGGTGCTGCACGACAACAACCATGTGGTGGGGATTCTTGGCGACAGCGAGCTGTATCACGCGTTGCTGGGCAAGAACCTGGGGTAAGAACCTCAGACACAAAAACGCCGCGAGAGGATCGCGGCGTTTTTGTTAGTGCAGATATTCAGCTGTGAATACAGGATCTGTGGCGAGGGGATTTATCCCCGATGGGCCGCGAAGTGGCCCCAAGTCGTCAAACGCGGTAATCCAGGAAAACCGCGTTTGACGGTTGCAGGACTGCTTCGCAGCCCATCGGGGATAAATCCCCTCGCCACAATGGTTCTGCGGTGCGGCTGATTGCACTGCAGAACTTCAAGTCTTAGCTGTACACCCGGCCAAGGAGCTGCCGATGGCTTTCAAACTGATCGAGCACATCCCGCGTGATCTGATCCTGCGTGAAGCCCATCAGGTCGTAGTCCTGGCTGCCGTTGTGCAGATACACCTCGGCGCGGTAGTAACGCTGGCGCGCCTCATCGGACTGGGCCGATTCGGTCGGGGTCGCCAGGTAGCCGTCCAGGCTCACTTCGTAGACGAAAGGGTTGCCCTCTTCCATCTCGACGCGCACGCCCATGCAGCGTTTGGATTTACCCAGCAGCGTTTGCACTTGCAGACCCTGCGCACGCATCTGCGCCGTCGCATCTTCCAGTGCCGGGCTGACTTGCTTGTCCATGAAACGCTGCACCACCGATTGGCTCGGTTGCAGATCCAGCTGAGTCAGGCGCTCGCTGAAGCCACGACGACCGCGTTCAGCCAGTTGCGCCTGCTCCTGTTCGATCTGCACGTCCTGGCGCATCGCCTTGTGCAGGCCGAACATGAAGAACACCAACACCACCGAGAACGGCAGACCGGCCAGCACCACCATGGTTTGCATGGCTTCAAAGTTACCGGCGAACAGCAGACCGATGGTCACCAGGGTGATCACCACCGACCAGAATATTCGCAGCCAGTGCGGGGCATCTTCGTCAACGTTGCCGCCCTTGCAGGACAGATTCGCCATCATTACCGCGCCAGAGTCGGCCGGGGTCAGGAACAGCACGAAACCAACAAAGATCGACACACCGATAACGACTTTCGACGCCGGATAGTGTTCAAGCAATTGATAGATTGCCATCGACGGCTGTTCCAGCGCCGTCTTGCCGAGTTCCACCGCACCATGGTTCACCACCAGGTCCAGCGCCGAGTTACCGAAGATCGACAGCCAGGCCAGAGTGAAGCCCAGTGGAATCAGCAGCACGCCAGCGACCAGTTCACGCACGGTACGACCACGGGAAATACGCGCGATGAACATGCCTACGAATGGGGCCCAGGAAATCCACCACGCCCAGTAGAACAGAGTCCACAGGCCCATCCAGCGCTCGGACTTGGCGTTGTCGCCTTCGTACACATAAAGGTCGAAGGTTTTCAGCACGATGCCATTGAGGTAGTCGCCGATGTTCTGCACGAAGCCGTTGAGCAGATGCAAAGTCGGGCCAAACAACAGGACGAAAATCAGCAGACCGCTGAACAACACAATGTTCAGGTTAGACAGACGACGAATACCGTTTTCCACGCCGGACACGGCAGCGATGGTCGCCACGGTGCTCATCACGATGATCACGATCAGCAGGTTGGTGTTGCTGTGTTCCATGCCGAACAGGTTTTCCAGGCCCGACGACACTTGCAGCGAGCCGATCCCCAGGTTGGTCACCAGCCCCAGCAGGGTCACGAACATGCCGAAGCCGTCTACCGCGTGACCGGCAGCGCCCTTGACCCAACGCTCGCCGACCAGCGGATACAGCGCCGAGCGCAGTGCCAGCGGCTGGTTATGACGATAGGCAAAGTACGCAACAGCCAAGCCGACCAGTGCGTAGATCGCCCAGCCGTGCAGGCCCCAATGCAGGAATGTCAGTTGCACCGCCTGACGCGCGGCCATGTTGGTGGCCGCTGCGCCTTCCGGCGGATTGAAGTAGTGGTCCAGCGGCTCGGAGGCGCCGAAATACAGCAGCGAAATACCGATACCCGACGAGAACAGCATCCCCGCCCAGGCGCCGTAACTGAAATCCGGGGTGTCATCCTTGCTGCCCAGTTTGAGTTTGCCGTACGAGGAAAACGCCAGACCGACGACAAATACCAGGTAGGCGGCGATCACCACCATGTAGTACCAGCCGAAGCTGCGCGACAACCAGGCCTGAGCGATACCCAACAATCTGCCGGCCTCTTGCGGGGCGATAATCAGAATGGCGGTCAACAACAGAATCAGCGCGGTAGAGGTGTAGAACACCCAACCGTTGACCGTCACCTTCTCGGGCGGGGTCTTTATAAGCGAGGCAGAACTCATGGCACAAATGCTCCAGGCAGTGCGAGAGAAGAACACAAGGCAACACGGAACCCGACCACTCGGTTAGTTGGCAGCCGACCGGCGGGTGATATAAAGACACCCCGAAAAAGCCCGAACCTGCCGAAATGGCGCTGCGAATCGCTTTCGTGGCCGAGGCCCGGACGTTCATCCGAAACCTGGCCCTGAGCGTCTTGCCCATTCAACACGTCCATCGAATCGCGAACCGCGCCATGCCCCACGCAGGTTTCAAGCATTTTCGGATGTCGGTTTATCGCCATTTACACGTAGGAAAAACCTGTAAGCAGCGACGATTTGTCGCAGATCTTATTCTTTGTTGATTGAACGTTCAATCAAAACAAAATAGACTGGCCCTCAATCCAGCAGCCGTTTTTCGTCTGCCGGAAGGCCTAAGGAGATGTGCAAGATGCCCAAGGTCGGTATGCAACCCATCCGCCGCCAACAACTGATCGAAGCCACGTTGCAAGCGGTCGATCAGGTCGGTATGGGGGACGCCAGCATCGCGCTGATCGCCCGTTTGGCCGGTGTCTCGAATGGCATCATCAGTCATTACTTTCAGGACAAGAACGGCCTGATCGCCGCCACGATGCGGTATCTGATGAACGTCCTCAGCGAGAACGTCACCGCGCGCCGTCAGGCGCTGGCAGACAGCAGCCCACGGGCGCATCTGCAGGTGATCATCGAAGGCAACTTCGACGCCAGCCAGGTCAATGGCCCGGCAATGAAAACCTGGCTGGCCTTCTGGGCCACCAGCATGCACCAGCCGTCTTTGCACAGGTTGCAGCGGATCAACGATCACCGTCTGTATTCCAACCTGTGCTGCGAGTTCCGCCGTGTGTTGCCGCTCGAAGATGCGCGCAGCGCAGCGCGTGGACTGGCAGCGTTGATTGACGGCTTGTGGTTGCGCGGCGCGCTGTCGGGAGACGCTTTCGACACCGCGCAGGCGCAACAGATCGCTTACGAATACATGGATTTCCAATTGGCCAAGCAGGTGAGCTAGAGCACACAGAAAACGCTCGGCCCCTGAACCGCCACCGCAGCACCACCGCGGTGGTCAACGCCAACCACTAATGCACTTGCGAGGACACTATGGCCCGTTTCGAACTGCAAAAACTCTACATCGATGGCGCGTACTCCGACGCTGGCAGCGATGCCACTTTCGAAGCCATCAACCCGGCGAACGGTGAAGTCCTCGCCAAAGTGCAACGTGCGACCAAGGAAGACGTCGAGCGTGCCGTCGTCAGCGCTGAAAAGGGCCAGAAAATCTGGGCCGCGATGACCGCCATGGAGCGTTCGCGCATCCTGCGTCGCGCCGTCGACATCCTGCGCGAGCGCAACGATGAACTGGCCGCGCTGGAAACCCTGGACACCGGTAAAGCCTTCTCCGAAACCAAATACGTCGACATCGTTACCGGCGCCGACGTACTGGAATACTACGCAGGCCTGGTGCCAGCGATCGAAGGCGAGCAGATCCCGCTGCGTGACACCGCTTTCGTCTACACCCGTCGCGAGCCGCTGGGCGTGGTTGCCGGTATCGGCGCGTGGAACTACCCGATCCAGATCGCGCTGTGGAAATCCGCGCCAGCCCTGGCCGCCGGTAACGCGATGATCTTCAAACCAAGCGAAGTCACCTCGCTGACCACCCTGAAACTGGCCGAGATCTACACCGAAGCCGGCCTGCCAAACGGCGTGTTCAACGTTCTGACCGGCAGCGGCCGTGAAGTCGGCACCTGGCTGACCGAGCACCCGCGCATCGAAAAAATCTCCTTCACCGGCGGCACCGACACCGGCAAGAAGGTCATGGCCAGTGCTTCGGCTTCGTCGCTCAAAGACGTGACCATGGAACTGGGCGGCAAGTCCCCGCTGATCATCTGCGACGACGCCGATCTGGATCGCGCCGCCGACACCGCAATGATGGCCAACTTCTACAGCTCCGGTCAGGTCTGCACCAACGGCACTCGCGTGTTCGTACCGAGCCACTTGAAAGCCGCTTTCGAAGCCAAGATCGTTGAGCGCGTAGCGCGCATCCGCATCGGCAACCCGGAAGACGAAAACACCAACTTCGGCCCGCTGGTCAGCTTCCCGCACATGGAAAGCGTGCTGGGCTACATCGCCAAGGGTAAAGAAGAAGGTGCCCGCGTGCTATGCGGCGGCGAGCGTCTGACCGACGGCGAATTCGCCAAAGGCGCATTCGTTGCTCCGACCGTGTTCACCGATTGCACCGACGACATGACCATCGTCCGTGAAGAAATCTTTGGCCCGGTGATGGCGATCCTCTCCTACGAGACCGAAGAGGAAGTGATCCGCCGCGCCAACGACACCGACTTCGGCCTGGCCGCCGGTATCGTCACCAAAGACCTGAACCGCGCCCACCGCGTGATTCATCAACTGGAAGCCGGTATCTGCTGGATCAACGCCTGGGGCGAGTCCGACGCCAAAATGCCGGTCGGCGGTTACAAGCAGTCGGGTGTTGGCCGTGAGAACGGCATCAGCTCGCTGAACAACTTCACCCGCATCAAATCGGTACAGGTCGAGCTGGGCGATTACGTCTCGGTGTTCTGATCTGACCCAGAGTCTGGACGGGGTCTTTGTGGCGAGGGGATTTATCCCCGATGGCTGCAAAGCAGCCCCTCCAGAAACTGCAATTCTCCAGACAGAACCCAGTCGCTGACTTTACGACTGCTGCGCAGCCGGTCGGGGATAAATCCCCTCACCACAGAGGATCTTCTCCACAGGGAGTTTCCTCCTCTGCTTAGGCTTTGCAGCGTCCCGGCGATCTTGACCTGACCAACTTCAAAGAGGGTGCATTCAATGTCCCAAGAATTCGATTACATCATCATCGGTGCCGGCTCGGCCGGTAACACCCTGGCGACCCGTCTGACTGAAGACGAAGGCGTCACCGTTCTGCTGCTCGAAGCCGGCGGCCCGGACTACCGTTTCGACTTCCGCACGCAAATGCCGGCTGCACTGGCATTCCCGCTGCAGGGTCGTCGCTACAACTGGGCGTACGAAACCGATCCGGAGCCGCACATGGACGGTCGCCGGATGGAATGCGGTCGCGGCAAAGGCCTCGGCGGTTCTTCGTTGATCAACGGCATGTGCTACATCCGTGGCAACGCGATGGACTACGACGGCTGGGCAAAACTGCCAGGTCTGGAAGACTGGTCGTACCTGGACTGCCTGCCGTACTTCCGTAAAGCGGAAACCCGCGACATCGGCCCGAACGACTACCACGGTGGCGAAGGCCCGGTCAGCGTGACCACGCCGAAGGCTGGCAACAACCCGCTGTTCCACGCCATGGTTGAAGCCGGCGTGCAGGCAGGTTACCCGCGCACCGAAGACTTGAACGGCTACCAGCAGGAAGGTTTCGGCCCGATGGACCGCACCGTGACGCCGAACGGCCGTCGTGCTTCCACCGCCCGTGGCTACCTCGACACTGCCAAAAAGCGTTCGACCCTGACCATCGTCACCCACGCCCTGACCGACAAGATCCTGTTCGAAGGCAAGCGTGCGGTTGGCGTGCGTTACCTGGTCGGCTCGGCTGAAGAGCGTGTTGAAGTCAAAGCGCGCAAAGAAGTCCTGCTGTGCTCCGGCGCCATCGCTTCGCCGCAGATTCTGCAGCGCTCCGGCGTAGGCCCGGCGAAACTGCTGGAAAGCCTCGACATCCCGGTCGTTCACGACCTGCCGGGCGTTGGTGAAAACCTGCAGGATCACCTTGAGCTGTACCTGCAATACGCTTGCACTCAGCCGGTTTCGCTGTACCCGTCGCTGCTCTGGTACAACCAGCCGGCCATCGGTGCCGAATGGCTGTTCAACGGCACCGGTATCGGCGCCAGCAACCAGTTCGAAGCCGGCGGTTTCATCCGTACGCGTGAAGAGTTCGAATGGCCGAACATCCAGTACCACTTCCTGCCGGTGGCGATTAACTACAACGGCAGCAACGGTGTGAAAGAGCACGGGTTCCAGGCGCACATGGGTTCCATGCGTTCGCCAAGCCGTGGTCGCATCCAGGCCAAGTCGAAAGACCCGCGCCAGCACCCGAGCATCCTGTTCAACTACATGGCCACCGAGCAGGACTGGCAGGAATTCCGTGACGGCATCCGCCTGACCCGCGAAATCATGCAACAGCCGGCACTGGACGCCTTCCGTGGCCGCGAAATCAGCCCGGGCATCGACGTGCAAACCGATGAGCAGCTGGACACGTTCATCCGCGAGCACGCCGAAACCGCGTTCCACCCGTCCTGCTCGTGCAAGATGGGCACCGACGACATGGCGGTCGTGGATGGCGAAGGTCGCGTGCACGGCATGCAGAGCCTGCGTGTGGTCGATGCTTCGATCATGCCGATCATTACCACCGGCAACCTCAACGCGCCGACGATCATGATCGCCGAGAAAATCGCCGACAAGATCCGTGGCCGCAAGCCACTGCCGCGTAGCAACGCTGCCTACTACGTCGCTGGCGGTGCGCCGGTGAAGGGCAAGCCGATGCGTGATATCACGCCTGTTGCTCAGTAAGACGTAATACCGAGGCGCGGCCTTCGCGAGCAAGCCCGCTCCCACAGTAGATCTCCTGTGAACACAAAATGTGTGAACGCTCAGGATCCAATGTGGGAGCGGGCTTGCTCGCGAAGGGGCCCTCACATTCAGCACAATTCCCTCTGCTTCAAGTAAATACTCCTACACCCCCTCTTCACTTGATCCTACCCCCACGCAGGCCTACTCTAGTCCTCGCGCAATCGTTTCACCCCTCCCCGCCGAATCGCTTCACCCTCGCAACTCCATAACAAGGAGGTTCCCGAATGTTCGATTTCCACCCCCAGCTCAAGCAGCGCTTCGCTGCCTTGCGCACGGGCGCCGAGTTTTTTTCCCTACGGTATGTGCGCGAGTCCGGCCAGTACCTGTCGGTGCGTAAAAACGTCGCCGAGCCGCCGAGCCTGAGCCGTGACGAAGGCGCGATGCTTACCGTGCGCGTCAACGGTGTCGAGGCTTACGCCGCGACCAACGACCTGTCGCAACAAGGCCTGCAAACCGCCCTTGAACGCGCCGAACAGCAGGCCCGGCGGCTCAAACCGCACGCCTTGCTCGACCTGCGTGATCAGCCGGTGTCGAGCGACCGCGCTGATTACTTTTCGCCCAATTTTGCGCAACCCTTCCCGTCCCTGAGCGAATGCTTCGAGTTGCTCGGCGCAGAGTCTGCCTCGGTGCCAAAGGATGAGCGCCTGGTGAATTGGGAAGCGAGCATCGGCATCACCCACGTCGAGCAGATCTACCTGAGCAGCGCCGGCGCCGAATTGCGCCAGGCCCAGCGCTTCGTCTACCCGGGCCTCGACGTCACTGCCTACGACGGCAACGACAGCCAGACCCGCAGCCTCGGCCGCGAGAACTTCGGCCAGCAGGGTGGCGCGGACGTGATCAGCCGTTGCGGCCTGGTTGGCGCCGGCCCGAAAGTGGCCGATCAGGCCTTGCAACTGCTGCTCGCGCCGAACACCCCGCAAGGTCCGCGCGACCTGTTGCTGATGCCTGACCAGATGATGCTGCAGATCCACGAGTCCATCGGGCACCCGCTGGAGCTCGACCGCATCCTCGGTGACGAGCGCAACTACGCCGGCACCAGTTTCGTCAAAACCAGCGACTTCGGCAGCCTGCAATACGGCTCGAAGCTGCTCAACGTGACCTTCGATCCGGACATTCCCGAAGAGCTGGCGAGTTACGGCCACGATGACGACGGTACAAAAGCCAGCAAGCAGTTCCTGATTCGCGAAGGCTTGCTGCTGCGGCCATTGGGCGGCGCGCTGTCGCAGTTCCGCGCCGGTCTCGACGGTGTTGCCAACAGCCGCGCCTGTGGCTGGAACCGGCC from Pseudomonas sp. P8_229 encodes:
- a CDS encoding choline ABC transporter substrate-binding protein yields the protein MKGSPSLLLAAMLSLPLLAQAAEPAQCSTVNFSDVGWTDITATTATTSVVLDALGYKTKTTMISVPVTYKSLADGKNMDVFLGNWMPTMENDIKAYRDAGTVEVVRTNLKGAKYTLAVPQALYDKGLHDFADIAKFKKELDGKIYGIEPGNDGNRLIQSMIDKDAFGLKAAGFKVVESSEAGMLSQVDRAQKRDTAVVFLGWAPHPMNKRFKIQYLTGGDDFFGPDFGAATVATNTRKGYVTECSNVGQLLKNLEFTVDMESTLMGNILDDKMKPEAAAKAWLKKNPQVLDTWLAGVTTIDGKPGLEAVKAKLAQ
- the choW gene encoding choline ABC transporter permease subunit, yielding MLIDQKIPLGQYIAGFVEWLTQHGASTFDAIAVTLETMIHGVTFALTWFNPLVLIGLIALLAHFIQRKWGLTVFVIASFLLILNLGYWQETMETLAQVMFATLVCVVIGVPLGIVAAHKPMFYTVMRPVLDLMQTVPTFVYLIPTLTLFGLGVVPGLISTVVFAIAAPIRLTYLGIRDVPQELMDAGKAFGCSRRQLLSRIELPHAMPSIAAGITQCIMLSLSMVVIAALVGADGLGKPVVNALNTADIALGFEAGLAIVLLAIMLDRICKQPDAKAGGDA
- the choV gene encoding choline ABC transporter ATP-binding protein, whose amino-acid sequence is MSIIRFEDVDVIFSKDPREALKLLDQGMTRNEILKKTGQIVGVEKATLDINKGEICVLMGLSGSGKSSLLRCINGLNTVSRGKLFVEHEGKQIDIASCTPAELKMMRTKRIAMVFQKFALMPWLTVRENISFGLEMQGRPEKERRKLVDDKLELVGLTQWRNKKPDELSGGMQQRVGLARALAMDADILLMDEPFSALDPLIRQGLQDELLELQRKLSKTIVFVSHDLDEALKLGSRIAIMKDGRIIQYSVPEEIVLNPADDYVRTFVAHTNPLNVLCGRSLMRTLDNCKRINGSVCLDPGGDSWLDLAEGNTIKGARQNGSVLNLQNWAPGQAVEGLERKPTLVDSNIGMRDALQIRYQTGNKLVLHDNNHVVGILGDSELYHALLGKNLG
- the betT gene encoding choline BCCT transporter BetT; the encoded protein is MSSASLIKTPPEKVTVNGWVFYTSTALILLLTAILIIAPQEAGRLLGIAQAWLSRSFGWYYMVVIAAYLVFVVGLAFSSYGKLKLGSKDDTPDFSYGAWAGMLFSSGIGISLLYFGASEPLDHYFNPPEGAAATNMAARQAVQLTFLHWGLHGWAIYALVGLAVAYFAYRHNQPLALRSALYPLVGERWVKGAAGHAVDGFGMFVTLLGLVTNLGIGSLQVSSGLENLFGMEHSNTNLLIVIIVMSTVATIAAVSGVENGIRRLSNLNIVLFSGLLIFVLLFGPTLHLLNGFVQNIGDYLNGIVLKTFDLYVYEGDNAKSERWMGLWTLFYWAWWISWAPFVGMFIARISRGRTVRELVAGVLLIPLGFTLAWLSIFGNSALDLVVNHGAVELGKTALEQPSMAIYQLLEHYPASKVVIGVSIFVGFVLFLTPADSGAVMMANLSCKGGNVDEDAPHWLRIFWSVVITLVTIGLLFAGNFEAMQTMVVLAGLPFSVVLVFFMFGLHKAMRQDVQIEQEQAQLAERGRRGFSERLTQLDLQPSQSVVQRFMDKQVSPALEDATAQMRAQGLQVQTLLGKSKRCMGVRVEMEEGNPFVYEVSLDGYLATPTESAQSDEARQRYYRAEVYLHNGSQDYDLMGFTQDQITRDVLDQFESHRQLLGRVYS
- the betI gene encoding transcriptional regulator BetI yields the protein MPKVGMQPIRRQQLIEATLQAVDQVGMGDASIALIARLAGVSNGIISHYFQDKNGLIAATMRYLMNVLSENVTARRQALADSSPRAHLQVIIEGNFDASQVNGPAMKTWLAFWATSMHQPSLHRLQRINDHRLYSNLCCEFRRVLPLEDARSAARGLAALIDGLWLRGALSGDAFDTAQAQQIAYEYMDFQLAKQVS
- the betB gene encoding betaine-aldehyde dehydrogenase; its protein translation is MARFELQKLYIDGAYSDAGSDATFEAINPANGEVLAKVQRATKEDVERAVVSAEKGQKIWAAMTAMERSRILRRAVDILRERNDELAALETLDTGKAFSETKYVDIVTGADVLEYYAGLVPAIEGEQIPLRDTAFVYTRREPLGVVAGIGAWNYPIQIALWKSAPALAAGNAMIFKPSEVTSLTTLKLAEIYTEAGLPNGVFNVLTGSGREVGTWLTEHPRIEKISFTGGTDTGKKVMASASASSLKDVTMELGGKSPLIICDDADLDRAADTAMMANFYSSGQVCTNGTRVFVPSHLKAAFEAKIVERVARIRIGNPEDENTNFGPLVSFPHMESVLGYIAKGKEEGARVLCGGERLTDGEFAKGAFVAPTVFTDCTDDMTIVREEIFGPVMAILSYETEEEVIRRANDTDFGLAAGIVTKDLNRAHRVIHQLEAGICWINAWGESDAKMPVGGYKQSGVGRENGISSLNNFTRIKSVQVELGDYVSVF
- the betA gene encoding choline dehydrogenase, whose product is MSQEFDYIIIGAGSAGNTLATRLTEDEGVTVLLLEAGGPDYRFDFRTQMPAALAFPLQGRRYNWAYETDPEPHMDGRRMECGRGKGLGGSSLINGMCYIRGNAMDYDGWAKLPGLEDWSYLDCLPYFRKAETRDIGPNDYHGGEGPVSVTTPKAGNNPLFHAMVEAGVQAGYPRTEDLNGYQQEGFGPMDRTVTPNGRRASTARGYLDTAKKRSTLTIVTHALTDKILFEGKRAVGVRYLVGSAEERVEVKARKEVLLCSGAIASPQILQRSGVGPAKLLESLDIPVVHDLPGVGENLQDHLELYLQYACTQPVSLYPSLLWYNQPAIGAEWLFNGTGIGASNQFEAGGFIRTREEFEWPNIQYHFLPVAINYNGSNGVKEHGFQAHMGSMRSPSRGRIQAKSKDPRQHPSILFNYMATEQDWQEFRDGIRLTREIMQQPALDAFRGREISPGIDVQTDEQLDTFIREHAETAFHPSCSCKMGTDDMAVVDGEGRVHGMQSLRVVDASIMPIITTGNLNAPTIMIAEKIADKIRGRKPLPRSNAAYYVAGGAPVKGKPMRDITPVAQ
- a CDS encoding TldD/PmbA family protein is translated as MFDFHPQLKQRFAALRTGAEFFSLRYVRESGQYLSVRKNVAEPPSLSRDEGAMLTVRVNGVEAYAATNDLSQQGLQTALERAEQQARRLKPHALLDLRDQPVSSDRADYFSPNFAQPFPSLSECFELLGAESASVPKDERLVNWEASIGITHVEQIYLSSAGAELRQAQRFVYPGLDVTAYDGNDSQTRSLGRENFGQQGGADVISRCGLVGAGPKVADQALQLLLAPNTPQGPRDLLLMPDQMMLQIHESIGHPLELDRILGDERNYAGTSFVKTSDFGSLQYGSKLLNVTFDPDIPEELASYGHDDDGTKASKQFLIREGLLLRPLGGALSQFRAGLDGVANSRACGWNRPPIDRMANLNIEPGDQSLTQLISGIEHGILMSTNRSWSIDDARNKFQFGCEWGQLIENGELKGVVKNPNYRGISAHFWKSLRAVGDAGTRMVLGTPNCGKGEPNQVIRVGHASPACVFSNVDVFGGDA